A part of Neoarius graeffei isolate fNeoGra1 chromosome 8, fNeoGra1.pri, whole genome shotgun sequence genomic DNA contains:
- the lrit3a gene encoding leucine-rich repeat, immunoglobulin-like domain and transmembrane domain-containing protein 3a: MRCVLAFQVLLCCWGFTQPFCPSQCTCVFHGTRTVLCNDPDTAEIPVNIPLDTVKLRVEKTAVRRVKNEAFYYLTELRYLWLTYNSISSVDPSSFYNLKVLHELRLDGNEISTFPWEVLREMPALRTLDLHNNRLTSVSVEAAGYLVNITYLDISSNKLNTLPSDLLDIWSPFSGMIPTSRSSQKIILGIQDNMWYCDCRLSKLIEMSKMAEGPVVLMDPLVTCSGPENLAGILFKRAELDQCVKPTVITSATKITSSLGSNVLLRCDATGYPTPSLLWSREDGSALSNPVVQESPGEGVRWSILSLHGIVLKDTGVYRCKAKNVAGSAEATITLSLAGMDFTTPSPPFHRTFPAVTEALISFSTTTTTTTSKPSWTTLQSIASKLHIGPGGGIQRSPPAGNTSKMDQSKDDTKNKARKKDSLYIRDVEVVEETGDSAVVVWMSEGCPSELPLSVVYFPYDAEQIKETMDTEVGSGKVLLKNLFPNQMYTVCLVPKIGKEHCVNFRTLDTVMDVGQNRWLLIISGIACVVVLPLIVLLLYKISLLYCNISRNTEMDDDLSKETYVKFETLAMQQRTLNGQASDLWTRRLTQESERMLLCSRSSIDSQMTYKSDKSRSEYLC; this comes from the exons GACAGTGTTGTGTAACGACCCCGACACAGCCGAGATCCCCGTCAACATCCCCTTGGACACAGTGAAGCTGCGTGTGGAGAAAACAGCAGTGCGTCGAGTAAAAAATGAGGCGTTTTACTACCTCACCGAGCTCAGGTATCTGTGGCTCACCTACAACTCCATCAGCTCTGTGGATCCTTCCAGTTTCTACAACCTGAAGGTCCTGCATGAACTCCGTCTGGATGGAAATGAAATCTCCACGTTCCCTTGGGAGGTGCTCAGAGAGATGCCTGCTCTCAGGACGTTGGATCTGCACAATAATCGATTAACAAGTGTTTCTGTAGAAGCTGCAGGTTACCTGGTGAACATCACATACCTGGACATCTCCAGCAATAAGTTAAACACTTTGCCCTCAGATCTTCTGGACATCTGGAGTCCTTTTTCTGGAATGATTCCCACCAGCAGGTCGTCTCAGAAGATCATACTGG GAATCCAGGACAACATGTGGTATTGTGATTGCCGCTTATCCAAACTTATCGAGATGTCCAAGATGGCAGAGGGTCCTGTGGTGTTGATGGACCCATTGGTGACCTGCAGTGGCCCAGAGAACCTGGCTGGGATTCTGTTTAAACGAGCGGAACTGGATCAGTGCGTTAAACCAACGGTGATTACTTCAGCCACAAAGATCACATCTTCCCTCGGCAGTAACGTGCTCCTGCGCTGTGATGCTACGGGTTACCCAACACCAAGCCTGCTGTGGAGCAGAGAGGACGGATCAGCGCTCAGTAACCCAG TTGTGCAGGAGTCTCCAGGCGAAGGTGTTCGGTGGTCCATCCTTAGTCTGCATGGAATTGTGTTAAAGGACACTGGTGTTTATCGCTGCAAGGCAAAAAATGTTGCTGGAAGTGCAGAAGCTACCATTACGCTATCTTTGGCTGGAATGGACTTCACAACTCCATCTCCTCCCTTTCATAGGACTTTTCCTGCTGTTACAGAGGCTCTGATTTCCTtttctaccaccaccaccaccaccacatccAAGCCATCTTGGACTACACTGCAATCTATAGCTAGCAAGTTGCACATAGGCCCAGGTGGAGGCATCCAGAGATCTCCACCTGCTGGCAATACATCCAAGATGGATCAGAGCAAAGATGACACCAAGAATAAAGCTAGGAAGAAAGATAGCTTGTACATTCGAGATGTTGAGGTGGTTGAGGAAACAGGAGACAGTGCTGTTGTGGTATGGATGAGTGAGGGGTGTCCCAGTGAATTGCCCCTGTCAGTGGTGTACTTTCCATATGATGCAGAGCAGATAAAGGAAACCATGGACACTGAGGTTGGAAGTGGTAAGGTTCTTCTCAAGAACCTGTTTCCCAACCAGATGTACACAGTCTGCTTGGTTCCCAAAATTGGGAAAGAGCATTGTGTGAATTTTCGCACTCTGGACACGGTCATGGATGTTGGACAAAACAGGTGGCTGTTGATCATCAGTGGAATTGCTTGTGTTGTTGTGCTTCCTCTCATTGTGCTCCTTCTCTACAAGATCTCACTGCTGTACTGTAATATTAGCAGGAACACTGAAATGGATGATGACCTTTCCAAAGAGACCTACGTGAAATTTGAGACTCTTGCGATGCAGCAGAGGACGCTGAATGGACAGGCGAGCGATCTCTGGACTCGACGGCTGACGCAGGAATCAGAGAGGATGCTCCTTTGCTCACGTTCAAGTATAGACTCACAAATGACCTACAAAAGTGATAAGTCACGATCCGAGTACCTTTGCTAG